GAGAGGTGAGTCAGTTTGGATGAAGCGGTGTCTTGTTTGCATCTCTGTAACATGTCTGTAATTATGTTCAGATAGTCCAGTGTTTATGAAAAACAATAGTTACATAGCGGATATTATTGAGCTGTCATTTAAATCTTACATTACTTCTAAACAAACAGTTCCCACACTGACACTGTTGCCATCTATTATTAATGTCAGCTCTTCATTGTGTCTTCCAGTAAACGTGGTCATCCTtgtgctgctggctgtggcCTTCCTGATCATAGTTCAACGAAATCTCCTCAACCTCAGTGACTTTTTACACAAGGAACACCCTGGTATGATTATCTTTGTgtgtcagctgctctgttgctaCATTATCAGAATATCTAGTGTGCACTGTTGTTGTGAACATCTCATCAGACAAATCCACAAACATTGGAGTCAATTTATAAAATACCAAATATGTCTTTATCCAGATGTGGGGATGATTCTTCCCTTTGAATCGGAGCTGTCTCCTGACCTCAGACTAGAGGCggtgaggaaaggagaggagatcCCCGTCctcatcactgctgctgaggACAGACTCGGTGCTGTGGTTGCTGCCATGAACAGCGTCTACCAGAACAGTAAAGCCAACGTCGCCTTCACCATTGTGACTCTGAATGACACAGTGGATCACCTAAAGTAAGACAATGAAGCAAGTCTTTATGCATCCCATATGTTGACTTGGGCATAATGCAGATCTCTATTGTCTTTAGGTGCCTAAGATAAGAGGAATTTGTGGAATGTATTGTATTTGATTCAAGTAAACCATTGTCTGACaagacattttctctttctgttatCTACAGAGTGTGGCTTAGTAAGACGAAGCTGAATAATATCAAATATAAGATAGTTATTTTCCAGCCTGAGCTCCTCAACGGGAAGATATCGAAAGATCCACAAACTCTGGAGGCTACAAAACCGGTGAGACAACTAAATGCTTTATCACTGGGCCAGAATAGATATTCTTGCTACTGTTTACTCATGTTAATCTCTTGCACACTTTGTTTTAATGGGTTGAATTTCAGTTGAGTTTTGCCAGGTTTTATCTACCTGTATACATCCCCGAGGCAGAGAAAGCTGTCTATTTGGATGACGATGTCATTGTACAAGGTAAGACGCCACCATAAAGGAAGATatttaaatcagaaaatgtgttttccatgtACCATTTCACTCATTAACTCGATATGTGTTATAACAGTAAGAGAAAGGGGAAATAATAGATAGATTTAGCCTGTTCTGTTGGGTTTCAGGGGACATTCAGGAGCTTTATGAAACCAACCTCAAACCAGGACACGCAGCTGCCTTCTCAGATGACTGTGATTCAGCATCTGCTAAGGGCATTATTCGAGGGGCTGGAAATCAGGTAGGCATCTCTTGCATGAGCTTATTTTATGCAGTTATATAAAACAATCTATGGTTATGCATCATAAGTGTTATTAAAATACAAATCTTTTTCAATAGAATCATTATATAGGTTTCCTGGACTTCAAGAAGGAGGCTATCAAGAAGCTGGGGATGAGGGCCAACACATGCTCCTTCAACCCCGGAGTCATCATCGCCAACCTGACTGAGTGGAGGAACCAGAACATCACCCAGCAGCTGGAGCACTGGATGGAACTGAACACACAGTACGTTACTCACACTGTTGAAAAGATGGGCGAATATGAGACAGTCATCCctgctaaacacacacacaactgaaggcaaaaatctgtcttttttccATCTTACATGAATTGAATGTTAATTgaattattatttctgtttgtattaaGCTCATATTATTGGTTTCCACAGGGAGGATTTGTACAGTAAGAGTCTGGCAGAGAGTGTCACCACCCCCCCACTCCTCATTGTTTTCTACAAACGTCACTCCTCAATTGACCCCATGTGGCACATCAGGCACCTTGGTAAGCTCTGGTTTGTTACTGACAGGAAACTAGAATACATTAAGAGGTTTAGCTTGAACAGATTTTACAGTTGGACAGTATTTTGTTAAGTTTTTAGAGTTCTTAAAGCAATGGtcaatatttccctctgttCCGAGTCACcatctcctggctgtagcttcatattgaacagacagatatgagagtggtattatCTTCTCGTGTAACTGTAGGCAAGAAGGCAAATAAGCATAcatcccaaaatgttgaactattccttttaaCAGACTTTTAGAGCGCCTTAAGAAGCTCTGTTAGATGTGAAGGATGCAAGTTTTCAGGTTGAAAGTACTGATGATTATGTTTTGGGGACTGCTTGATCTGAATGTTTTCGGCAccaaatacaatacaatacaatgacaTTAATCTAAATGCTTATATGACATCGAAACCTTGGTTTTTAGGTGCAAGTGGAGCAGGAAGCCGCTACTCCCATCAGTTTGTGAAAGCTGCCAAGCTCCTCCACTGGAATGGACACTATAAGCCGTGGGGGAGAACATCCTCCTTTACTGAAGTGTGGGACAAGTGGTTCATCCCAGACCCTACAGGAAAATTTAATCCTGTGCGAAGACACACAGGGGACAAATAGATCGGAAAAAAATTGGTTTCAGGAACTTTGGACCAGCCAAGCAGGACCGCAGCTCGTGATATCTCAGGAATGAAGTAAGGCCTTCTCCCCTTGCCACTTCTGACATCCTCTGAACATGTAGACCTGTGTACGCTCGCATTCCCCTGAACACACAGAATTTACCTTTTTTCTGTAACCCTGCATTTTTATTATTGCTTGGAGTGcacaaacattttacatttctttagtcAGTGCCCTTAAGTTTGCTttgacatgctgtttttttcccactaaAGAGGCACAGAGTGATTTCCTCCTTTTTATAAGAGCAGCAGTTTATCCTGAACTTGATTCAAAGCTTGTTGCATCTAGAGGTTATGACCTTTTAATAGACATGTATGCATCAATCCCAGGCAGCAGTAATGAGATACATTGTGATAATGTGCCAAGACAACCATGTACAGCTTAAGCCACTGTCAAAGTAATCATGGCTTTAGAAGGGATGTTCACATGCAGCTTAATATTGACTTTACTTTATTTGCACACTACAGCAGTTTGGTTACCTCAGCTGTAAGGTGTAACAGTCAACCCGACagtttataaatacattttaaaaattgtaaCCATTTCAGCCATGCAGATTCTTTATACCGTTACCTCAATTCAGTACTTCCCTGTGGAAAAGTAATGAATTTTTTATGTTGAATTGCACATAGGCTTATTGATCACATCCATGTTTGGACATCTTTTAGCAGTGATCGGAGCCTAGTTCAGTCTTTACATCAcaactggacagaaaatgcGTTTTTTACTCCTATTCTTCTTTTAATTCAATTATTCTGAGGGGTATTTTCATGATATGAATTGTTTTTAAAGTGCAACTACAGTTAATTGCAGTCAAGTTAATGCACtaccattttcatttttcctacCTTTCAAATCAACTCTGCCATAAATGCAAACTGTTTCAGTACTTCACTGCCTCATTGAACTGTTAGTGTggtttttaatgactttgaaTTCAGACCACTAAGCTGACTGCACCTCTGCAGAAATAGAAGAACATGTTTGTACAAAGTTCTTGTTTTATTCTCATCAGAATTTTTATACACATTGGACAAAGCATTTACCTTGCAAGTGTTAATATTTGTCATCTTTTGTAAAGTTcatgaaataaaacttttatgatttaaatcttgtgattttttaaaaaagaaactcaTGGATCAGCTATTTGTCAAGACTGTCAGGTTTTCTGAAATATTTCctgaaaatgtatataaaataagAGCTACAAGCAAAGAACAAGCAGTTAATGTCACTACAGTGTGCAACTGGTACATTTGTGCAAattcatgatttaaaaaaaatataaaaaggcaGTCAATAGAGGAACAAAGACTTTGTAGAGGGTTTATTACATGTATAGTGCGTTGTCTATTTACAGTATTCTGCATGAACACAAATTACAAATGACCTCTGGACATTTAAAACGGCCGTCAGTggatatatatacacacaatcACTTAATAGATAAGTCCACTTCCTTGGCAGGGATTAGTCCTAGCAATACAAAGTTCAATGGAGCCATCGACTGAAAAATGTAGTCTAGGATGGGAAGTTAGTCCTTGCCAGGACGCTGTCTCCCAGGTTAAATGTTTGAAGAGGGTCAGAAATGCCAAGGAGTAGCCTGAAATAACTCAACTAGGCAGTGCCTTTCAAACTGAATCGACTTCTTCTGACAGCGATTCTTTACGTCAGCATGTTCGTGTACGCTGACAGATCCAGGACTGCATGTCAACCAGACCACATGAGCACAGGCACATAATCAGAAACAGTGTGAAGGCAAAGCTCATTTAAAATCTGTGTTGAAGTCATAGGCGTCGTCTGTAGAGCGGCTGATGTCGATGGGGACAGACTGGAACTGCACACGGCCTGGTTGTTCTGGAAGACAAGGTGTGATGTAAAAATAAGGTCTAATAGGTGTAGATTTTAGcaataattaatcatttttaaaacaaaatttacTTTTGAGTGGCTCCTTTTGTTTCTCCGGTTCTACCGTTTCACTTGCCTCCTCAGTCGTTTGTTCAGGCTGCAAGAAGAGCAGATGTTTATTTTAAGTCCAAGATACACAGAGTGacttcaacaaaacaaagtggTTCAGTCAGCTGGATCAGAGTTGGATTAGAAGTCTTCATAAGCAAATCAAGACTTGCATTTTTGTCCTCATTTCCAGCAGACCAGTCTGCTCGAATTATCTGAAACAGCTGTACTGTCTGGCAGTAAGTTACCTCATTATTCTCATCGTTCTGCTCTGCTTCTGTGGCTGCAACACCTGGTTTTTCTTCAGAGACATCGCTGACATTCAGCAGACCAGCAGTCGGGCCTTTGGAGATGATGCTTATACTGCTGGCCTGGTTTGGGAATTTaacaccttaaaaaaaaaagaaaagcaaacgttatttaaagcaacagaCAGAAGCGACGACATTCTTTCGGTAGCCTCTCAGTTGATACAGCAGACTGACTTTTagtgctgctgtatttgagCCCTGCACACTCTTACCCTTACACAGCTGCAAATTTAAATTTATGGGATATTCAGGTGGTTAGAAAATACCTTTCAGTGATTCCTCGTTGCCCCTTTGCAGTTGGTTTAGATCCCAGCCGTTCTTCATTTCAGCAACCACAGCATCGGACATGTAGGCAGGTAGGCTGCTGTTCTCCTGTGCCTTACAGTGATAGCTCATCTTGGctctgaagagagaaaaactcCTGTGAGATTAAATAAGACACACCGATCCCTATTCTATGAATATTTGCAGTTTTCCTGGCACAGTGTTGGGATCAGAGTTGGATTAGAAGTCTTCATAAAGAAATCCAGAATTGCGTTTTTGTCCTCATTTCCACACTGAAGCTACTCAACCTTCCTCCTTTAGGAAAATACAAACACTCACCCTGTCCAATCAGCAAGGAAAGCTGTGGCTGCCTGCTCCGTGTTGGGGATTCCACCTTTCTGCAGAAATCCACGCTTTTTGGCAAACAAGCTTAAAAACTCCAgagagttcctgaagtcaggGACAGTATACTGAAGCATGATCTGAAACAACAAGAGCAGATGACCTGAAATTAttaaaacagtttaatttaCATGGCAACACCCAAACTCATCTGATCAGTTCACAGTTCATCTCTCCTCCTACCTGAGTCTTGTCACACTGTTTGAGCAGAGTCCTGACAGCCTCCAGCACACTCTCCTggccctcctccacctgcagactCCTCAGAGCCATCGAGGCTGGAGGGTTTGACCTTGAGGCTATGACTCCCGGGCTGTCTATTAGCTTCACATTCTTCAAGATGTGCACTTCCTGCATGGATCTGAGGGAGATAACGACAGGTTGACAATGTTTCACTTTAGGGACCAGCTACAAATATGAGGGgcttcagaaaaatgttgatatgtTAATTACAACTCTGTGCAGTTGTGCTAATTATGCACTGTGGTACAGATCCCAAAGAAAATGCTATAATCCATTTAGAGAAAGTTTTATGCTGAGTTGTCACTCACTTTGTGATGCCTCTCTTGACACCAGCATTGCATGCAAGGACCCCCTTTAAACTGTTGATGAGA
This Pagrus major chromosome 6, Pma_NU_1.0 DNA region includes the following protein-coding sequences:
- the glt8d1 gene encoding glycosyltransferase 8 domain-containing protein 1; the protein is MTLRRVNVVILVLLAVAFLIIVQRNLLNLSDFLHKEHPDVGMILPFESELSPDLRLEAVRKGEEIPVLITAAEDRLGAVVAAMNSVYQNSKANVAFTIVTLNDTVDHLKVWLSKTKLNNIKYKIVIFQPELLNGKISKDPQTLEATKPLSFARFYLPVYIPEAEKAVYLDDDVIVQGDIQELYETNLKPGHAAAFSDDCDSASAKGIIRGAGNQNHYIGFLDFKKEAIKKLGMRANTCSFNPGVIIANLTEWRNQNITQQLEHWMELNTQEDLYSKSLAESVTTPPLLIVFYKRHSSIDPMWHIRHLGASGAGSRYSHQFVKAAKLLHWNGHYKPWGRTSSFTEVWDKWFIPDPTGKFNPVRRHTGDK
- the gnl3 gene encoding guanine nucleotide-binding protein-like 3, yielding MKRPKLKKASKRVSCSKRYKIQKKVREHARKLRKEAKKKGVSKRVKKDLGVPSSAPFKEEILREAEQRRQQIEEEKQRKRQAKKEERAQKRKKEKEPASKETEPKVKRARQDEDSEKQTAPDKNSKQYLCSELNKVIDASDVVIEVLDARDPLGYRCPQLEEAVLQREGNKKLLLVLNKIDLVPKENVERWIQCLQQEFPVVAFKASTQIKDKTVQAKKSRIVASNEVLDKSRGAACFGNSLLTELLSSLAASKQDEASLRVGVVGFPNVGKSSLINSLKGVLACNAGVKRGITKSMQEVHILKNVKLIDSPGVIASRSNPPASMALRSLQVEEGQESVLEAVRTLLKQCDKTQIMLQYTVPDFRNSLEFLSLFAKKRGFLQKGGIPNTEQAATAFLADWTGAKMSYHCKAQENSSLPAYMSDAVVAEMKNGWDLNQLQRGNEESLKGVKFPNQASSISIISKGPTAGLLNVSDVSEEKPGVAATEAEQNDENNEPEQTTEEASETVEPEKQKEPLKKQPGRVQFQSVPIDISRSTDDAYDFNTDFK